The following DNA comes from Cucurbita pepo subsp. pepo cultivar mu-cu-16 unplaced genomic scaffold, ASM280686v2 Cp4.1_scaffold002838, whole genome shotgun sequence.
TCTGCCAAACAAGAGTCATCTCTTCAATAGGCACACCCTTTGTCTCCGGCAGATACTTATATATGAATATGCTCATCACCACCACgaagaaagcaaaaaatatGAACATCCCAAATTTCATGTGGCACAGCATAGCCGTGAACACTTGAGCAACCACAAAAGTGAAGATCATATTCACCGAAACGTTCACACTTTGAAGGGCCGATCGAACCTCTAGAGAAAATATTTCACTTGGAACCAACCATCCCAAAGGCCCCCATGACCAAGCAAACCCTGCAGTGTATATGCATATGAACAACACCACTGCCCCGGCATACTCCTTCGACAATTCCCCGGCGACCCCGTCGATGCCGAACTTGTAAGCGATCATAGCCGTAACCACAACTTGAGATATGAACATTTGAGTACCACCTTCAAGGAAAAGAACCCTTCTCCCAAATTTATCAACAAGAAAAATGGAGACAACGGTGGAGAGGCAATTGACTGTTCCAGTAATCATGGCGGAGATTAAAGAGGCAGAGTTTCCAAATCCAAGTGTTTTAAACAAAACAGGAGCATAGAAAGTGATGACATTGATTCCAGTCAATTGCTGAAAAAATGGGATGGCTATTGCCATTGCAAGCTGTGgcctatattttcttttgaacaaTGCACTCCATTGGTTCTTCACTTGCTTTGATGCGTCCCTAGCTGCCACCAAATCGGCTAGCTCGGCGTCTACGTCGTCGACTCCTCGAACTTTCTTGAGAAGCTCCTTGGCCTCGTCGTGGCGGTCACGCTCGATTAGAGAGCTCGGGGTGTCGGTGAGGGTCATGGAGCCGAAAATTATGATCATGGCTGGGACCATGGCTCCTCCAAGGCTGAGCCTCCAACCCCAACCTCCGGGGATCAACGAGAAGGCGTAGTTGAGAACGTTGGCTATTAGAATGCCAATTGTGATCATGAGTTGAAAGAGATTGTTGAGAGATCCTCTGTATTTATAAGGCGCCATTTCGGATAGATAAATTGGCACCGActgcaaaacaaaataagaatattgttaggaatcacgatcATCCAGTTCgaatataatttgatttttgcGAGCAAAAGGGTTATATTAGAAACCTGATTAGCGCAACCAATGCCGAA
Coding sequences within:
- the LOC111786801 gene encoding sugar carrier protein C-like, with the translated sequence SETGKNYPGKFTWKVFYTCFIAASGGLIFGYDLGISGGVTSMDSFLSKFFPAVYEKETSTDPSNNQYCKFDSQILTLFTSSLYLAALVSSLVAATVSRKCGRRITMLMGGILFLAGALLNGFAQTVSMLIAGRLLLGFGIGCANQSVPIYLSEMAPYKYRGSLNNLFQLMITIGILIANVLNYAFSLIPGGWGWRLSLGGAMVPAMIIIFGSMTLTDTPSSLIERDRHDEAKELLKKVRGVDDVDAELADLVAARDASKQVKNQWSALFKRKYRPQLAMAIAIPFFQQLTGINVITFYAPVLFKTLGFGNSASLISAMITGTVNCLSTVVSIFLVDKFGRRVLFLEGGTQMFISQVVVTAMIAYKFGIDGVAGELSKEYAGAVVLFICIYTAGFAWSWGPLGWLVPSEIFSLEVRSALQSVNVSVNMIFTFVVAQVFTAMLCHMKFGMFIFFAFFVVVMSIFIYKYLPETKGVPIEEMTLVW